One genomic region from Tachysurus vachellii isolate PV-2020 chromosome 22, HZAU_Pvac_v1, whole genome shotgun sequence encodes:
- the suox gene encoding sulfite oxidase, mitochondrial, producing the protein MLVLSRELKVKVCERLGTVSSPLPSTMQHLRHFKRFALVSFPITPRQLKSPIPAVSSWSGFLALHSRSSSQDQHYSRFRRSRFRYAITGLVAGTGAVLAYGLHHNKAEQATIPVTQTTSLPVYSREEVTKHCSTENGIWVTYKDGVYDITDFVSIHPGGNKILLAAGKALEPFWALYAIHEGEHVLEILSEYKVGVLQAEESKKEDIKSADPYSAEPPRHPGLKVNSLKPFNAETPAAILTDSYITPSAIFFKRNHFPVPCVDPKTYVLKIEGLPGGTVSLTLDDLKSHFPKHTVMATLQCAGNRRSEMNKVKQVRGLNWGIAAISNATWSGAYLRDVLYHYGFGPEVVAKARHVQFEGLDLDVTGTAYGASIPLNKAISEEGDVLLAYEMNGKDLPADHGFPVRVIVPGIVGARNVKWLGKIIISDEESQSHWQQNDYKGFSPGTDWDTVDLKSAPAIQELPVQSAITNLTDGCSIDRDMENVTVKGYSWSGGGREVVRVDVSLDGGKTWHVAEFQNSEEGETSAPSPPPGKAWAWKLWEITIPLPDGAQELEVVCKAIDSSYNTQPDSVAPIWNLRGVLSNAWHRVRVKVE; encoded by the exons cttccCAGCACAATGCAGCACCTCAGACACTTCAAACGTTTTGCCCTCGTTTCATTTCCCATTACTCCAAG GCAGCTGAAGAGCCCCATCCCTGCAGTGTCGTCGTGGTCCGGATTTCTCGCTCTGCATTCAAGGAGCAGTAGCCAAGACCAGCACTACTCCAGATTCAGAAGATCGAGGTTCAGATATGCGATAACTGGCCTGGTAGCTGGAACTGGAGCTGTACTAGCTTATGGGCTCCATCACAATAAG GCTGAGCAAGCGACGATTCCGGTGACTCAGACAACCTCTCTACCAGTTTATAGTCGGGAAGAAGTTACTAAACATTGCTCCACTGAAAACGGCATATGGGTCACTTACAAAGATGGTGTCTATGATATCACTGACTTTGTGTCCATCCACCCTGGTGGCAACAAAATCCTTCTTGCCGCTGGCAAAGCTTTAGAACCCTTTTGGGCACTTTATGCTATTCATGAAGGAGAGCATGTTCTGGAAATTCTGTCTGAGTATAAAGTTGGCGTTCTCCAAGCAGAGGAAAGCAAGAAAGAGGACATTAAATCTGCAGATCCTTATTCTGCTGAGCCACCTCGTCATCCTGGTCTCAAAGTGAACAGTTTAAAACCCTTTAATGCTGAAACACCAGCTGCCATTTTGACCGATAGTTACATCACCCCTTCTGCCATCTTTTTCAAGCGAAACCATTTTCCTGTCCCCTGCGTAGATCCTAAAACATACGTTCTGAAAATTGAGGGCCTTCCTGGAGGTACAGTGTCGCTGACTTTGGATGATCTTAAGTCTCATTTTcctaaacatacagtaatggCAACCCTCCAGTGTGCTGGGAATCGTCGTTCTGAGATGAACAAAGTAAAGCAGGTCAGAGGACTAAACTGGGGAATTGCAGCAATCAGTAATGCTACATGGTCAGGTGCCTATTTAAGAGATGTCCTTTATCATTATGGCTTTGGTCCAGAGGTGGTAGCTAAAGCACGGCATGTGCAGTTTGAAGGTTTAGATCTGGATGTAACTGGTACAGCATATGGAGCATCAATCCCATTAAACAAGGCCATCAGTGAAGAGGGAGATGTCCTGTTGGCATATGAAATGAATGGAAAGGATCTCCCAGCAGATCATGGTTTCCCCGTCCGTGTCATTGTTCCTGGAATTGTTGGAGCTCGAAACGTCAAATGGCTCGGCAAAATAATCATTAGCGATGAGGAAAGCCAAAGTCACTGGCAGCAGAATGACTACAAAGGCTTTTCACCAGGCACTGATTGGGACACAGTGGACTTGAAATCAGCTCCTGCCATCCAGGAGCTTCCTGTTCAGTCAGCCATCACAAATCTGACAGATGGGTGCTCAATAGACAGAGACATGGAGAACGTGACTGTTAAAGGTTACTCTTGGAGTGGTGGAGGAAGGGAGGTGGTGAGGGTGGATGTCTCATTGGATGGAGGGAAGACATGGCATGTGGCTGAATTTCAAAATAGTGAGGAAGGAGAAACTTCTGCACCTTCTCCTCCACCTGGTAAAGCTTGGGCCTGGAAACTTTGGGAAATAACAATTCCATTACCAGACGGAGCTCAGGAGCTGGAGGTTGTTTGCAAAGCAATTGACAGTAGTTATAATACCCAACCAGATTCGGTGGCACCTATTTGGAATTTGAGAGGTGTTCTTAGCAACGCATGGCATCGGGTCAGGGTGAAAGTAGAATGA
- the LOC132837752 gene encoding tubulin alpha-1B chain-like: MRECISIHVGQAGVQIGNACWELYCLEHGIQPDGQMPSDKTIGGGDDSFNTFFSETGAGKHVPRAVFVDLEPTVIDEVRTGTYRQLFHPEQLITGKEDAANNYARGHYTIGKEIIDLVLDRIRKLADQCTGLQGFLVFHSFGGGTGSGFTSLLMERLSVDYGKKSKLEFSIYPAPQVSTAVVEPYNSILTTHTTLEHSDCAFMVDNEAIYDICRRNLDIERPTYTNLNRLISQIVSSITASLRFDGALNVDLTEFQTNLVPYPRIHFPLATYAPVISAEKAYHEQLSVAEITNACFEPANQMVKCDPRHGKYMACCLLYRGDVVPKDVNAAIATIKTKRTIQFVDWCPTGFKVGINYQPPTVVPGGDLAKVQRAVCMLSNTTAIAEAWARLDHKFDLMYAKRAFVHWYVGEGMEEGEFSEAREDMAALEKDYEEVGVDSIEGEGEEEGEEY; encoded by the exons ATG CGCGAGTGCATCTCCATCCACGTTGGTCAGGCTGGTGTCCAGATTGGAAATGCCTGCTGGGAGCTGTACTGCCTTGAGCACGGTATTCAGCCTGATGGACAGATGCCTAGTGACAAAACCATTGGTGGAGGTGATGATTCCTTCAACACCTTCTTCAGCGAGACAGGAGCTGGCAAGCATGTCCCCAGGGCAGTgtttgtggatctggagcccACTGTGATCG ATGAGGTTCGCACTGGCACTTACCGTCAGCTCTTCCACCCTGAGCAACTGATTACTGGAAAGGAGGATGCAGCCAACAACTACGCTCGTGGGCATTACACCATTGGTAAGGAGATCATCGACCTGGTGCTTGACAGAATCCGCAAACTG GCTGACCAGTGCACTGGTCTCCAGGGATTCCTGGTTTTCCACAGCTTTGGAGGTGGAACTGGATCTGGTTTCACCTCCTTGCTGATGGAGCGTCTCTCTGTTGACTATGGCAAGAAGTCTAAGCTGGAATTCTCCATCTACCCAGCTCCACAAGTGTCCACCGCTGTGGTAGAGCCTTACAACTCTATCCTGACCACTCACACCACTCTCGAGCACTCTGACTGTGCTTTCATGGTAGATAACGAGGCCATTTATGACATCTGCCGTAGAAACCTTGATATTGAACGTCCCACATACACCAACCTAAACCGGCTGATCAGCCAGATTGTGTCCTCCATCACAGCTTCCCTTCGATTCGATGGTGCTCTAAATGTTGATCTTACTGAGTTCCAGACCAACTTGGTGCCCTACCCTCGTATCCACTTCCCTCTGGCCACCTATGCCCCAGTGATCTCAGCTGAGAAAGCTTACCATGAGCAGCTTTCAGTTGCAGAGATCACCAATGCTTGCTTTGAGCCAGCCAATCAAATGGTCAAATGTGACCCACGTCATGGCAAATACATGGCCTGCTGCTTACTGTACCGTGGTGACGTCGTACCTAAAGACGTCAACGCTGCCATCGCCACCATTAAGACCAAGCGTACCATTCAATTTGTGGACTGGTGCCCAACTGGCTTTAAAGTTGGTATCAACTACCAGCCACCCACTGTGGTGCCCGGTGGAGACCTTGCCAAGGTCCAGAGAGCTGTGTGCATGCTTAGCAACACCACAGCTATTGCAGAGGCTTGGGCCAGGCTCGACCACAAGTTCGACCTGATGTATGCTAAGCGTGCCTTTGTGCACTGGTATGTAGGAGAGGGTATGGAGGAGGGAGAGTTTTCTGAGGCCAGAGAGGACATGGCTGCCCTGGAGAAGGATTATGAGGAAGTTGGTGTTGATTCCATCGAGGGAGAaggggaggaggagggagaggagtATTAA